In Mycobacterium gallinarum, a single window of DNA contains:
- a CDS encoding long-chain fatty acid--CoA ligase: protein MTTNMPSGTSMDDYQLTLTSIVERAERFHADQEVISRRPSGAVSRTTFGACARRARHLASALAGLGIGKGDRVATLLWNQSEHLEVYFAVPAMGAVVHTLNPRLFPEELAFIVSDAQDSVIIVDESLLEVFQSFSTGNEFSHVIVVAHTGVVAPGMLDYESLVTEAQPLDWPVLDENLAAAMCYTSGTTGRPKGVVYSHRALVLHSLVAALPDQLAVSARDTVLPVVPMFHANAWGLPYAAALAGARLVLPGPRLDPESVLDLCADEHVTMTAGVPTVWMGMLAALDAEPDRWELSELDRLIVGGAAVPRSMFEGFDRHGLTVVQAWGMTETAPLGAVCRQPARLDDGGRDEQYGYRIRQGVASPFFNVRARDDNGQIIAWDDAAMGELEVRGPWVAASYHGGRGADSFTPDGWFKTGDVVRIDPHGCIRICDRSKDLVKSGGEWISSVDLENQLMSHPAVAQAAVIAIPDDRWGERPLAVVSLREGAEASAGELREHLAQDFAKWQLPDRFEFMGALPCTATGKFKKAELRNLFVPA, encoded by the coding sequence ATGACGACAAACATGCCAAGCGGAACCAGCATGGACGACTATCAGCTCACTCTGACGAGCATCGTCGAGCGGGCGGAGCGATTCCATGCCGATCAGGAAGTCATCTCGCGGCGGCCGTCGGGAGCGGTCTCCCGCACCACTTTTGGTGCGTGTGCCCGTCGGGCCCGACACCTGGCGAGCGCGCTGGCGGGTCTCGGCATCGGAAAGGGCGATCGGGTCGCCACCCTGCTGTGGAATCAGAGCGAACACCTCGAGGTGTACTTCGCGGTTCCGGCGATGGGTGCGGTCGTCCATACCCTCAACCCGCGACTGTTCCCTGAGGAGCTCGCGTTCATCGTCAGCGATGCGCAAGACAGTGTGATCATTGTCGACGAGTCACTTCTGGAGGTATTCCAAAGCTTCTCCACCGGAAACGAATTCAGTCACGTCATCGTCGTCGCACACACAGGAGTGGTTGCGCCCGGGATGCTGGACTACGAGTCTCTGGTGACCGAGGCGCAACCGCTCGACTGGCCCGTGCTCGACGAGAATCTCGCCGCGGCGATGTGTTACACCTCCGGGACCACCGGGCGACCCAAAGGTGTCGTGTACTCCCACCGGGCGCTCGTGTTGCACTCACTCGTCGCGGCACTGCCCGACCAGCTGGCGGTATCGGCAAGAGACACAGTCCTTCCCGTCGTACCCATGTTCCACGCCAATGCCTGGGGCCTGCCATATGCTGCCGCATTGGCCGGCGCGCGCCTGGTACTGCCCGGGCCGCGCCTGGACCCCGAGAGTGTGCTCGACCTGTGTGCGGATGAGCACGTGACCATGACGGCAGGCGTTCCCACCGTGTGGATGGGCATGCTGGCCGCACTTGATGCCGAACCCGACCGATGGGAACTGTCCGAACTGGATCGGTTGATCGTCGGTGGCGCCGCTGTGCCGCGGTCGATGTTCGAGGGGTTCGACAGGCACGGCCTGACCGTCGTTCAGGCGTGGGGAATGACCGAGACCGCACCGTTGGGCGCAGTCTGCCGTCAGCCCGCACGCCTGGACGATGGTGGCCGCGACGAGCAGTACGGCTACCGCATCAGGCAGGGCGTCGCGAGCCCGTTTTTCAACGTCCGTGCTCGCGACGACAACGGCCAGATCATCGCCTGGGACGACGCGGCGATGGGCGAACTCGAGGTGCGCGGCCCGTGGGTGGCGGCGAGCTACCACGGCGGTCGAGGTGCGGACAGCTTCACGCCGGACGGTTGGTTCAAGACCGGCGACGTGGTCCGCATCGACCCCCACGGGTGCATCCGAATTTGTGACCGCTCAAAGGATCTCGTGAAGTCCGGCGGCGAGTGGATCTCTTCTGTCGACCTGGAAAACCAGCTCATGTCTCATCCAGCCGTGGCACAGGCGGCGGTGATCGCCATCCCCGACGACCGCTGGGGCGAGAGGCCGCTCGCGGTCGTCTCACTTCGAGAGGGCGCCGAAGCATCGGCCGGCGAGCTGCGTGAGCACCTGGCCCAGGACTTCGCCAAGTGGCAGTTGCCCGACCGCTTCGAGTTCATGGGAGCCCTTCCGTGCACGGCCACGGGCAAGTTCAAGAAAGCCGAATTGCGAAACCTCTTCGTACCAGCCTGA
- a CDS encoding cytochrome P450, whose translation MAAPNLPAGFDFTDPDIYASRLPTEEFAEVRRAAPVWWNEQPLDVGGFGDGGFWVVSKHRDVREVSLRSDVFSAAAKTVVPHFKPSVDVEGQIKASKLSMLMMDDPEHARLRKIVSRGFTPRAVERLRAELDERAQRIAAEAATQSSGDFVLQVARELPLQAIAGLLGVPEEDRGKLFDWSNQMVGGDDPEFEEYNSLAAVGELIGYAMGLATSRKEKPGEDIVSTLVDSEADGQLTEAEFGMFVVTLAVAGNETSRNSITQGMMAFTEFPDQWDLFKRERPKTAADEIIRWASPITAFQRTALADTELSGVPIKKGQRLVLFYRSANFDEDVFDDPYTFDILRDPNPHLGFGGTGAHYCVGANLARMTIDLMFNAIADHIPSLKPVSAPERLRSSYINGIKHWQVDYRTASV comes from the coding sequence ATGGCCGCTCCGAATCTGCCTGCCGGTTTCGATTTCACCGATCCGGACATCTACGCTTCGCGCCTGCCCACGGAGGAGTTCGCCGAGGTCCGCCGCGCCGCGCCGGTCTGGTGGAACGAGCAGCCACTGGACGTCGGCGGGTTCGGCGACGGCGGCTTCTGGGTGGTGAGCAAGCACCGCGACGTCCGCGAGGTGTCGCTGCGCAGTGACGTGTTCTCGGCGGCCGCGAAGACCGTCGTCCCGCATTTCAAACCCTCGGTCGATGTCGAAGGTCAGATCAAGGCATCCAAGTTGTCGATGCTGATGATGGACGACCCGGAGCATGCCCGGCTGCGCAAGATCGTCTCCCGCGGGTTCACGCCCCGTGCGGTCGAGCGGCTGCGCGCCGAGCTCGACGAGCGGGCGCAACGTATCGCCGCCGAAGCCGCAACGCAGTCGTCTGGTGACTTCGTCCTGCAGGTCGCGCGCGAATTGCCGCTGCAGGCGATCGCCGGGCTGCTCGGTGTCCCCGAGGAGGACCGCGGCAAGTTGTTCGACTGGAGCAACCAGATGGTCGGCGGTGACGACCCCGAGTTCGAGGAATACAACTCGCTGGCCGCGGTCGGCGAATTGATCGGCTACGCGATGGGATTGGCGACGTCGCGGAAAGAGAAGCCTGGCGAGGACATCGTCAGCACCCTGGTCGACTCCGAAGCCGACGGGCAGTTGACCGAGGCCGAGTTCGGGATGTTCGTCGTGACGCTCGCGGTGGCAGGAAACGAGACGAGCCGCAACTCGATCACCCAGGGCATGATGGCGTTCACCGAGTTCCCCGACCAATGGGACTTGTTCAAGCGCGAGCGGCCGAAGACCGCGGCCGACGAGATCATCCGCTGGGCCTCACCGATCACTGCGTTTCAGCGCACCGCACTCGCCGACACCGAGCTGTCGGGAGTGCCGATCAAGAAGGGTCAGCGCCTGGTGCTGTTCTACCGGTCGGCGAACTTCGACGAGGACGTGTTCGACGATCCGTACACGTTCGACATCCTGCGAGACCCCAATCCGCACTTGGGCTTCGGCGGCACCGGTGCGCATTACTGCGTCGGCGCCAACCTCGCGCGGATGACGATCGACCTGATGTTCAACGCGATCGCCGACCACATCCCCAGCCTGAAGCCGGTGTCGGCACCGGAGCGGCTGCGGTCGAGCTACATCAACGGCATCAAGCACTGGCAGGTGGATTACCGGACGGCCAGCGTGTGA
- a CDS encoding Zn-ribbon domain-containing OB-fold protein, translating into MTAPVPEPTPVSQPYWDALREHRILIQYSPSSDRYVFYPRTLAPGTFADDLEWREIDGAGTLYTYTVARRPTGPPWAEKQPQLLAVVEWDAGPRVSTELVDVAPEGIRIGMRVVPVFCDEDGMTLLRYRPADD; encoded by the coding sequence ATGACTGCACCTGTGCCCGAACCGACACCGGTGTCGCAGCCGTACTGGGATGCATTGCGTGAACACCGGATACTGATCCAGTACTCACCGTCGTCGGACCGATACGTGTTCTACCCGCGCACGTTGGCGCCCGGCACCTTCGCCGACGATCTCGAGTGGCGTGAGATCGACGGCGCGGGAACGCTGTACACCTACACCGTCGCGCGCCGCCCGACCGGGCCGCCCTGGGCCGAGAAGCAGCCACAGCTGCTGGCTGTCGTCGAGTGGGATGCCGGTCCGCGCGTGAGCACGGAATTGGTCGACGTGGCGCCCGAGGGCATCCGGATCGGCATGCGCGTCGTGCCGGTCTTCTGCGACGAGGACGGGATGACCCTGCTCCGCTATCGGCCCGCCGATGATTGA
- the fadD1 gene encoding fatty-acid--CoA ligase FadD1 produces the protein MIETVQQLLRTRMDDDGLAVMHGDRTWTWREHLAEASAEAAALIDMAATDGPLHVGALLGNTPAMLRSMAAAALGGYVLCGINTTRRGGGLATDIRRADCQLVLVDSDHLPLLDGLDLGGAVVVDVDSADYRAAVQHAKPLVPHREVSGQDTALMIFTSGTSGDPKAVRFAHAMAVLCGASLVDRFELTADDVAYLSMPLFHSNGVAAGWAVAIACGATMAPAKFSPSRFLSDIRRYGATYMNYVGKPLALVLATPEHADDADNTLRAAFGNEATERDIELFAKRFGCRVVDSFGSSEFAVVVMREDGCPPGSIGRGYPGVSVYHADTVTECATAEFDEHGALINFDDAVGELVNTYGSGGFTGYYNDQSATDERMRHGMYWSGDLAYRDADGWIFLAGRTADWMRVDGENLAAGPIERILQRMPEVSLVAVYAVPDEHVGDQVMAAVVLHDDLTPQQFEDFLAAQQDLSPKAWPRYVRINSELPQTATNKILKRTLIQEGVTAGDGALWEREARGRRYFANSARISTAAVD, from the coding sequence ATGATTGAGACGGTGCAGCAGTTGCTGCGCACCCGCATGGACGACGACGGCCTCGCGGTGATGCATGGCGACCGGACGTGGACGTGGCGCGAGCACCTCGCCGAGGCGTCCGCCGAGGCTGCCGCTCTGATTGACATGGCCGCGACGGATGGGCCGCTGCATGTCGGTGCGCTGCTGGGCAATACGCCGGCGATGCTGCGGTCGATGGCCGCGGCGGCGCTCGGCGGCTATGTGCTGTGCGGGATCAACACCACACGGCGCGGCGGGGGACTGGCGACGGATATCCGACGTGCGGACTGCCAGCTGGTGCTTGTCGACAGCGACCACCTGCCACTGCTCGACGGGCTGGACCTCGGTGGGGCGGTCGTCGTCGATGTCGACAGTGCCGACTACCGCGCCGCGGTCCAGCATGCGAAACCGCTTGTCCCGCATCGCGAGGTCTCGGGCCAGGACACCGCGTTGATGATCTTCACCTCGGGAACGAGTGGTGACCCGAAGGCGGTGCGGTTTGCACACGCAATGGCGGTGCTGTGCGGCGCGAGCCTGGTGGACCGCTTCGAGCTGACCGCCGACGACGTGGCCTACCTGTCGATGCCGCTGTTCCACTCGAACGGGGTGGCGGCGGGCTGGGCGGTGGCGATCGCGTGCGGCGCGACGATGGCGCCTGCGAAGTTCTCACCGTCGCGGTTCCTGTCCGACATCCGGCGGTACGGCGCGACGTACATGAACTACGTCGGCAAGCCACTCGCCCTGGTGCTGGCGACGCCGGAGCATGCCGATGACGCGGACAACACGCTGCGTGCGGCGTTCGGCAACGAAGCGACCGAACGCGATATCGAACTGTTCGCCAAGCGTTTCGGATGTCGGGTCGTGGACAGCTTCGGGTCAAGCGAGTTCGCGGTCGTGGTAATGCGCGAGGACGGGTGCCCACCGGGGTCGATCGGCAGGGGATATCCGGGAGTCAGCGTCTATCACGCCGATACCGTGACCGAATGTGCGACTGCGGAATTCGACGAGCACGGCGCGCTGATCAATTTCGACGACGCCGTGGGTGAGTTGGTGAACACCTACGGTTCGGGTGGGTTCACCGGCTACTACAACGACCAGTCCGCCACCGATGAGCGAATGCGGCACGGCATGTACTGGTCGGGCGATCTCGCCTACCGCGACGCCGATGGCTGGATCTTCCTGGCCGGCCGCACCGCGGACTGGATGCGGGTCGACGGTGAGAATCTTGCGGCGGGCCCCATTGAGCGGATTTTGCAGCGCATGCCGGAGGTCAGCCTGGTTGCGGTGTACGCCGTGCCCGACGAGCACGTCGGTGACCAGGTGATGGCCGCCGTCGTCCTCCACGACGACCTCACACCGCAGCAATTCGAGGATTTCCTTGCCGCACAGCAAGACTTGTCGCCGAAGGCGTGGCCCCGCTACGTGCGAATCAACAGTGAATTGCCGCAGACCGCGACCAACAAGATCCTCAAACGCACGCTGATCCAGGAAGGCGTCACGGCGGGTGACGGCGCGCTATGGGAACGCGAGGCCCGCGGCCGCCGATATTTTGCGAATTCGGCGCGCATATCAACCGCTGCGGTGGACTAG
- a CDS encoding arylsulfatase: MREDKDSDVVARKLPGGETLPFAPTPSASIAGRTLQESTYAQRVVPRRLPENAPNIVIVLIDDAGPGLPTTFGGEVRTDTMDRVCADGISYNRFHTTAMCSPTRASLLTGRNHHEIGNGQIAELANDWDGYAGKIPRSSATVAEVLKQYGYATSAFGKWHNTPAEETTAAGPFENWPTGLGFEYFYGFLAGEASQYEPHLVRNTTVVAPTKTPEEGYHLSEDLADDAIGWLRRHKAFNADKPFFMYWASGCLHGPHHIMKEWSDKYAGKFDDGWDAYRERVFARAKDTGWIPQDCELTERDEKLASWDSIPDDEKPFQRRLMEVAAGYAEHVDVQVGRIADELDELGYGDNTLFFYIWGDNGSSGEGQNGTIAELLAQNGIPTTVRQHIDALDELGGLDVLGSPLVDNQYHAAWAWAGSTPYKGMKLLASHLGGTRNPMAIKWPKQIRSDAAPRDTFLHCNDVVPTIYDVIGIEPPLVVNGTPQIPLAGASFARTLTDRAADGGKKTQYFEIMGSRAIYHDGWLASARGPRLPWVPGAPEGIATWTPDNDQWELYHLDEDWSQANDLAEQHPDKLVQMREMFAIEAARNSVLPVGGGLWVPVYHPELRIAPPYHEWEFSGDTVRMPEFCAPALGNKNNTVTIDLDLPENANGVLYALGAAAGGLTCYLDDGYLCYEYNLFILMRTKIRSKEKLPAGHTTITVDTRYAEQRPAGPLDVTLRVGDDTVASGQVPVSAPLLFTANDCLDIGTCLGSPVSLDYRERAPFPFEGHIKRVHVSYT; this comes from the coding sequence ATGCGCGAGGACAAAGACAGCGACGTTGTGGCTCGAAAACTCCCCGGTGGAGAAACGCTGCCCTTCGCGCCTACCCCATCGGCGAGCATCGCGGGGCGCACTCTTCAGGAGTCCACGTACGCGCAGCGTGTTGTCCCACGACGGCTGCCGGAAAATGCGCCGAACATCGTCATCGTGCTCATCGACGACGCAGGACCCGGCCTGCCGACGACTTTCGGCGGCGAGGTCCGTACCGACACCATGGACCGGGTGTGCGCTGACGGTATCTCCTACAACAGATTTCACACCACAGCGATGTGCTCGCCAACGCGCGCGTCGCTGCTGACCGGCCGCAACCACCACGAGATCGGCAACGGTCAGATCGCCGAGCTGGCCAACGACTGGGACGGGTACGCGGGCAAGATCCCGCGCAGCAGCGCGACAGTCGCCGAGGTGCTCAAGCAATACGGGTATGCCACCTCGGCGTTCGGGAAATGGCACAACACACCTGCCGAGGAAACCACCGCGGCAGGACCCTTCGAGAACTGGCCCACCGGACTGGGATTCGAGTACTTCTACGGTTTCTTGGCCGGCGAAGCTTCTCAGTACGAGCCGCATCTCGTGCGCAACACCACAGTCGTCGCGCCGACGAAGACACCCGAGGAGGGTTATCACCTGTCCGAAGATCTGGCCGACGACGCCATCGGCTGGCTGCGGCGGCACAAGGCGTTCAACGCCGACAAGCCGTTCTTCATGTACTGGGCCAGCGGCTGTCTGCACGGCCCGCACCACATCATGAAGGAATGGTCGGATAAGTACGCGGGCAAATTCGACGACGGTTGGGACGCCTACCGCGAGCGAGTCTTCGCGCGGGCCAAGGATACCGGCTGGATTCCACAGGACTGCGAGCTCACCGAGCGCGATGAGAAGTTGGCATCGTGGGACAGTATCCCCGACGACGAGAAGCCGTTCCAGCGGCGACTGATGGAGGTGGCCGCGGGCTACGCCGAACACGTCGACGTCCAGGTAGGGCGCATCGCCGACGAACTCGACGAACTCGGGTACGGCGACAACACCTTGTTCTTCTACATCTGGGGTGACAACGGGTCGTCCGGCGAAGGTCAGAATGGCACGATCGCTGAGCTCTTGGCGCAGAACGGAATTCCCACGACGGTGCGGCAGCACATCGATGCGCTCGACGAGCTCGGCGGCCTGGACGTGCTTGGCTCGCCGCTGGTCGACAACCAATATCACGCGGCATGGGCGTGGGCCGGCAGCACACCGTACAAGGGGATGAAGCTGCTCGCATCGCACCTGGGCGGTACCCGCAACCCGATGGCGATCAAGTGGCCCAAGCAGATTCGGTCCGACGCCGCTCCCCGCGACACCTTCCTGCACTGCAACGACGTCGTTCCGACCATCTACGACGTGATCGGGATCGAGCCGCCGCTCGTCGTCAACGGCACCCCGCAGATTCCGCTCGCCGGCGCGAGTTTCGCACGCACACTCACCGACCGAGCAGCCGACGGCGGCAAGAAAACCCAGTACTTCGAGATCATGGGCAGCCGGGCGATTTACCACGACGGCTGGTTGGCTTCCGCGCGCGGACCGCGGCTGCCCTGGGTGCCCGGCGCGCCCGAGGGCATCGCGACCTGGACACCCGACAACGACCAGTGGGAGCTCTACCACCTCGACGAAGACTGGTCGCAGGCCAACGACCTCGCCGAACAGCATCCCGACAAGCTGGTTCAGATGCGGGAGATGTTTGCCATCGAAGCCGCACGGAACTCGGTGCTGCCCGTCGGCGGCGGCCTGTGGGTGCCCGTCTATCACCCGGAGTTACGCATCGCACCGCCCTACCACGAGTGGGAGTTCTCCGGAGACACCGTCCGCATGCCCGAGTTCTGTGCGCCGGCGCTCGGGAACAAGAACAACACCGTCACGATCGACCTGGACCTGCCCGAGAACGCCAACGGCGTGCTCTACGCCCTCGGGGCGGCCGCGGGCGGACTGACGTGCTATCTCGACGACGGCTACCTCTGCTACGAGTACAACCTGTTCATCTTGATGCGCACCAAGATTCGGTCCAAGGAGAAGCTGCCTGCGGGCCACACGACCATCACGGTGGACACGCGCTACGCCGAGCAGCGTCCGGCAGGACCGCTCGACGTCACGCTCCGCGTCGGGGACGACACCGTCGCCTCGGGTCAGGTGCCGGTCAGCGCTCCGCTGTTGTTCACCGCGAACGACTGCCTGGACATCGGCACGTGTCTGGGCTCTCCGGTGTCATTGGATTACCGCGAGCGCGCGCCGTTCCCGTTCGAAGGCCACATCAAGCGCGTGCACGTCTCCTATACCTAG
- a CDS encoding molybdopterin-dependent oxidoreductase — MSRSVAVTCPLCEAMCGLQVRVDADAVTDIRGNRDDVWSRGHICPKGTSLAQLHTDPDRLRRPMVRTPRGHVPVSWDDAYAEVERVLRPVLDAYGAAAVSVYVGNPVAHNLGLSTHIGALIGMAQAAGMSAYYSPGTVDQWPLNLVSALLFGHMWNAPIPDVDRTDHLMVFGANPAASQGSMLSAPDLMGRLAAIRRRGGTVTVVDPRRTLTAQRASQWVPIRPGTDALLLFAILRTLDENNWVRRPAHLDGRISGLDDVLAMAADFAPETVADVCGIDASTIRQLTHDLAHAETPVLYSRIGACTQEFGTLATWLVFVVNIALASLDRIGGAVFPKPAVWSPMFMKPPDQTGPGWQFGRFRSRVRDAPEVFSQFPVSCLAEEIDTPGDGQLRGLITVAGNPAVSAPGARRLDAALATLEAMISVDNYLNETTRHAHVILPGLSPLERPHADDLYWIYAVSSCLKWSDPVFAPPSDQPPEWEILLRLAGAMLGIPLSDVDLTAMDDLYVAGLVATACAAAGTPLSGRDPQEATAALTGRGPERLVDMGIRLGPWGDDLGRRPGGLTLAEVRRHANGLHLDDLDGGRLDETVCTPSGTVELVHQRLVDDVPRLRARLQRADGELLLTSRRHLRSNNSWMHNVPALMRGKDRCTLLIHPDDAHRAGLGSGDIAEISTDEGSLTVPVDVSDEMMPGVVSLPHGWGHGLDRTQLQVANDHPGVNSNLLNPAHLIDVPSNTQVVNGVPCRVRTP, encoded by the coding sequence GTGTCCAGGTCCGTCGCCGTGACGTGTCCCCTCTGCGAGGCGATGTGCGGGCTCCAGGTCCGAGTCGACGCCGATGCGGTCACCGATATCCGCGGCAACCGCGATGACGTGTGGTCGCGTGGCCACATCTGCCCGAAGGGCACGTCACTGGCCCAGCTGCACACCGACCCCGATCGATTGCGCCGGCCGATGGTCCGTACGCCGCGCGGCCATGTCCCGGTGTCGTGGGACGACGCCTATGCCGAAGTCGAACGCGTCCTGCGGCCGGTGCTCGACGCGTACGGCGCGGCTGCGGTCAGCGTCTACGTAGGCAACCCGGTAGCGCACAACCTCGGCTTGAGCACGCATATCGGCGCGCTCATCGGCATGGCACAGGCGGCGGGGATGTCGGCGTACTACTCCCCCGGCACCGTCGACCAGTGGCCGTTGAACCTCGTCAGCGCACTGCTCTTCGGCCATATGTGGAACGCGCCGATACCCGATGTCGATCGCACCGATCACCTGATGGTCTTCGGCGCCAATCCCGCTGCGTCACAGGGCTCCATGCTGTCCGCCCCCGACCTCATGGGCCGGCTCGCCGCGATTCGCCGTCGCGGAGGCACCGTGACCGTCGTCGATCCGCGCCGAACGCTGACCGCGCAACGCGCCTCGCAGTGGGTGCCCATCCGGCCCGGCACAGACGCGCTGCTGCTGTTCGCGATCCTGCGCACGCTCGACGAGAACAACTGGGTGCGCCGACCCGCTCACCTCGACGGCCGCATCAGCGGGCTCGACGACGTGCTCGCGATGGCCGCCGACTTCGCGCCCGAGACCGTCGCCGACGTGTGCGGCATCGACGCGTCGACCATCCGGCAACTCACACACGATCTCGCCCACGCCGAAACCCCGGTGCTGTACAGCCGCATCGGTGCATGCACTCAGGAGTTCGGCACGTTGGCGACCTGGTTGGTTTTCGTCGTCAACATCGCGCTCGCCTCGCTGGATCGCATAGGCGGCGCGGTGTTCCCCAAGCCGGCCGTATGGTCTCCGATGTTCATGAAGCCGCCGGACCAGACCGGTCCGGGCTGGCAGTTCGGTCGGTTCCGCAGCAGGGTGCGCGATGCGCCGGAGGTGTTCAGCCAGTTTCCGGTCAGCTGTCTCGCCGAGGAGATCGATACTCCCGGTGACGGTCAGCTGCGCGGATTGATCACCGTCGCGGGAAACCCGGCGGTGTCGGCTCCGGGTGCGCGCCGGCTCGACGCGGCGCTGGCGACGCTCGAGGCGATGATCTCGGTGGACAACTACCTCAACGAGACGACCCGGCACGCCCACGTCATCCTGCCGGGGCTCTCGCCGCTGGAACGGCCGCACGCCGACGACCTGTATTGGATCTACGCGGTGTCGTCGTGTCTGAAATGGTCCGACCCGGTGTTCGCGCCCCCGTCGGACCAACCACCGGAGTGGGAGATCCTGCTGCGGCTCGCCGGTGCGATGCTCGGTATACCCCTGTCCGATGTGGACCTCACCGCGATGGACGACCTCTATGTGGCCGGTCTGGTCGCCACCGCATGCGCGGCGGCGGGGACGCCCTTGAGTGGACGGGATCCGCAGGAGGCGACGGCGGCGCTGACCGGGCGCGGCCCGGAACGACTGGTGGACATGGGGATTCGGCTCGGCCCGTGGGGTGACGACCTCGGCAGGCGGCCCGGCGGGCTGACGCTGGCCGAGGTGCGCAGACATGCCAACGGCCTGCACCTGGACGACCTGGACGGCGGTCGGCTGGATGAGACGGTGTGCACGCCCTCCGGCACTGTCGAATTGGTGCACCAGCGGCTTGTCGATGACGTGCCCCGTCTGCGCGCCCGACTGCAGCGAGCCGACGGCGAGCTCCTTCTGACCAGCCGTCGACATCTGCGCTCGAACAATTCGTGGATGCACAACGTGCCCGCACTCATGCGCGGCAAGGACCGCTGCACGCTGCTGATCCATCCCGACGATGCGCATCGGGCGGGCCTCGGGTCCGGTGACATCGCCGAGATATCCACCGACGAAGGCTCGCTGACGGTGCCCGTCGACGTGTCCGACGAGATGATGCCCGGTGTGGTGTCGCTGCCGCACGGCTGGGGTCATGGGCTCGACCGCACCCAGCTGCAGGTCGCCAACGACCACCCCGGCGTCAACTCGAATCTGCTGAACCCCGCCCATTTGATCGACGTGCCCAGCAATACTCAGGTCGTCAACGGTGTGCCGTGCCGAGTCCGAACACCCTGA
- a CDS encoding thiolase family protein: protein MTGLRGEAAIIGIAELPAEKRQTAPPSFTLDQYARLAKMVIEDAGVDPAVVNGLSTHGIAESDMFAPATLSEYLGLPLNFGDRVDLGGATAAGMVWRAAAAVELGLCDAVLAVVPGSTEVPRSETKPARTLSWYGASSNNYGSPQAEYEIPYGNVGQNGPFAQIAQRYAHEFGYEAEALAKIAVDQRTNACAHPGAVFHGKPITVDDVLNSPVIADPIHMLETVMRVQGGSGVLIANADLARQGRHRPVWLKGFGEHIRFKTPTYADDLLNTPIARSAEQAFSMAGLQGSDIDVASVYDCYTITVLMTLEDAGFCGKGEGMTWLTDRDLTFRGDFPLNTAGGQLSYGQPGMAGGMHHVVDGARQVMGRAADAQVADCNTAFVSGTGGIMSEQVALILGGD from the coding sequence GTGACAGGCCTGCGTGGCGAGGCGGCGATCATCGGCATCGCGGAATTGCCTGCCGAGAAGCGCCAGACCGCGCCGCCGTCGTTCACCCTGGATCAGTACGCACGGCTCGCCAAAATGGTGATCGAAGACGCCGGTGTGGATCCCGCTGTCGTGAACGGCCTTTCGACGCACGGCATCGCGGAGTCCGACATGTTCGCCCCGGCCACCTTGTCGGAGTACCTGGGTCTGCCGCTGAACTTCGGCGACCGAGTGGATCTCGGAGGGGCAACCGCGGCGGGCATGGTGTGGCGTGCCGCCGCCGCCGTCGAGCTCGGTCTGTGTGACGCCGTGCTCGCGGTGGTTCCCGGGTCTACGGAGGTGCCGCGTTCGGAGACGAAGCCGGCGCGCACACTAAGCTGGTACGGCGCGTCGAGCAACAACTACGGCTCACCACAGGCCGAATACGAGATTCCGTACGGCAACGTCGGCCAGAACGGTCCCTTCGCGCAGATCGCGCAACGCTATGCGCATGAATTCGGTTATGAAGCAGAGGCGTTGGCGAAGATCGCGGTGGACCAGCGGACCAATGCGTGCGCCCATCCCGGCGCGGTGTTCCACGGGAAGCCCATCACCGTCGACGACGTCTTGAACAGCCCGGTCATCGCCGACCCGATCCACATGCTCGAGACCGTGATGCGCGTGCAGGGCGGCTCGGGTGTGTTGATCGCCAACGCCGACCTGGCGCGCCAAGGCCGCCATCGCCCGGTGTGGCTCAAGGGATTCGGGGAACACATCCGATTCAAGACACCGACCTACGCCGACGATCTCCTCAACACGCCGATTGCACGGTCGGCGGAACAGGCCTTCAGTATGGCGGGGTTGCAGGGGTCCGACATCGACGTGGCCTCGGTGTACGACTGCTACACGATCACCGTGCTGATGACGCTCGAGGACGCGGGCTTCTGCGGCAAGGGTGAAGGGATGACGTGGCTGACGGACCGCGATCTGACCTTCCGCGGCGACTTTCCGCTCAACACCGCAGGCGGGCAACTGTCCTACGGGCAGCCCGGGATGGCCGGCGGCATGCACCACGTTGTCGACGGTGCCCGGCAGGTGATGGGCCGTGCGGCCGACGCCCAGGTTGCCGATTGCAACACGGCGTTCGTCAGCGGCACCGGCGGCATCATGAGCGAGCAGGTCGCGTTGATCCTGGGCGGTGACTGA